The Vitis riparia cultivar Riparia Gloire de Montpellier isolate 1030 chromosome 3, EGFV_Vit.rip_1.0, whole genome shotgun sequence genome segment TCACTTTTGATCATATAAAAACTGCATTACATAGAATCGAATAATTTGATCTTTAACTTAACATCAGAATGCTGAAACCAACTTCATGGTTATTCGATATAGTGTACATTAATGCCAGAATACTCCTTTATTTAAATGCATTAACTGGTAGTCTGTAAGGCTTGATGATTAtaattgaatggaaaaaatggACTCTCATTGCTGACCCAGGTTATTGAGATTAAGGGTTGTGATGAGGATGAGCAGATGGCTcttgtattttgttttgaagCTGATAGGCTGAAAGTACCCATGCACTTTCATGATACCAAACCATCCATGTCAGGTTCCAGATTCCAATCATTTCCTTTTGCTTGCTGGATTAGACTTCTGTTTTCTAGTAAATTGGTGCTTGTATCACTGTATGTGCACAAAACAGCCACTTATGGGTGCTGCTTTTTTTAGCTACAACCACAAAGGAAGAACTTTCTTTTTACTTTCATCCCTAGCACCAGTTTTTCTTCCCTATGGGTCAAATAGTTTCCATCCATCTGCCCCATTATTTTTGCAAGGTCTTGACATTTGGTTGCCATTTctgatgttttatatatttcactactaattttgttatataagaTGGTCCATTTTTAGTTGGCCATTGTGAACTATTTCTCATGGAATATTGTTGAAGTGTTTCAAGTTACCGGGAAATATATATTAAACTGTTTTTCTAATGTCCAGAATTAACGCTATTTATTAGATTCATTCAAACAAATGTTGTCAAGTTCTAGCCTAGGAAGTCACTAGGCTTGTCTGGGATCTTTTCCATGACTGGGTGAGTGGGTGCCTACTAGGTGCTCTCTTAGGGTTCTCTGTGCCTCTCTTTACTTAGCAAGCACACTGCATTCTTTATTGATGAGCATTGTTGTGGATTATTGCTAGTTGTTTCCTCTTGACTATTGTCTTTTCCATATTCTAAAAGTAATAATCATATCTAGTGATGAACAACTTTGTAGATTGCTGCCAGTTTATTCATTGTGCACGTGATGGGAAAATTAGCAACAGGTGATGCAGGGAGTTTGTCTGTCTCATTACTTGAAAAGCTACATAGTATGAATAAAAAGGTGTAATACTATCTCTAATCTGTTACTTTGTTATTTCCTGTAACTTCTCTCTGTTGATTTCGACAATACTCTTTTGAAGTCATGTCTTATCTTACTCCAGCATTTGGTTGTATTTCTGCTTGCAGCTGGGCAATCAGCCTGCTTTCTCTGAATTGTTATCTCAATATTCCCAGCGGGGTTACAGGTACAATGTACATAATATTTTCATGTTCTAGTGCAGTATTTTACTTTGGTGTCACTTCTAAATACGACACCCATGAGTTCACCCAAATCAACAACTAGGCCTTTGAAAAAGTACTATCTCAAATCCCCATGTGGTCTTCATCCCCCTCCATGCAAAGTATATTCTACCCCTGATTgaaatttccttttccttttccttttaaagCTGTCATAAAACAGTATTACCTTTTGCTTATAGTGATCTAAGTCAATGATTTTGCATTAAATCCTGAGGCTAGGTGAGTGATATATGATCCATTGCTTTGTAAAGCAGCACATGGAAAATAGTCAGCTTAATGGTTATAAAGTATAATTATATCCATGATCCACTGACTAGTGGAATTACCTTTTGTTATCTAGAGTTGTTTCTGTTATTCTCTCATGTCATATTGTTTCTTGTGCACCTAGCAGTCATGtgtgtatttaattttatttttgtatattatttgcCTTGTGTTGCTGATGATAGACATTGTTGCAGCTTATATTCCTCATGCTTAATTTCTATTTACCATGTGCTACCCTGCAAAGTTGTTTGGCACTCTGCCATATGCTTGGACTGACAAATTGTCAAAGCTTTTTTTGTTGATAAGTGACAAATTGTCTAGGCATTCATCTGGCATAATGCTTATAAAGTGGATTCTGTTTGTTTATTCGGCCTCATTAGTCTGTGTATTCATTTTGTTGCATCTGCTGGTGCCTtagtaaattattttagttCTCAGGAAGGAAATGCTTTTCCTGgtagtaatttttaaaacaacttttcaTTTTGTGCTGTTGGCAAATCATcgtttctttttaatttcagtGAAGGGAAGGAACTGAATATTTTAATACTCAGTGATCTTTATTATCATCTTCAAGGAGAGCTTAAAGGCCGTAAAATTGATCCTGGGCCATTCAAAGAGCTTGCCCAGTATCTACTGGATTCACAATTTTTGCAAAATTATCGACATGAGTATGATGGTGACCTTTTTGCACCTGCTAAAGATGTTCACTTGTTTGACACCAGTCATTTACAAGCAGATTTAGGATTAGCTATGTGGGATCATTCACAGTGGAAAGCAACTAAAGAAATTGCAGAAATAATGTTGCTTTGCATGAAGGAAGCTAACTCAATGGTGTTGCTCACTGGATCAAAGCTTTGTTCATTGAAAGCATTGATAACCATCTTGACCATGTATGAAGAAGATGTAAGTTCTCAGATTGGATTTAGCTCTTTGTATGCTGGTCATATCTTGAACTTATCAGTCTGAAGGACCATaagcatttttgttttttctgcatgtcttattattatataatattgaTTTAAGGTCCTTGTGCAGTTAAGTGAGAGAAAGACTACAATAGGTGGGGCGATCCCTGAGCAACTCATTCTATCGTGCATAGATCATGTGTGCCAATGTTTCCATGACACACTAGAATCATTAGCTCCAGTTCTCGATGCTCCTGAAGatatgcttgatttccttgCAGCCCAAGCTGAACTACTTCTCCGTCTCATTAGATTTGTAAACAAAAGTCTGCCTTTACCTGTTTGTGTACTTGTTTTAAAAACCTCAGGTCATGGCCTTAAAGTGTTGGGTAACTTTAAGCCATCTGTTCCTGGGGTTAGAACAACAATGAAGCTCTTACTCATGTTGCTTCTCTCATCACTTGAGTTCAGCTCTCTCAGTTCACTTTTAGGTGGGTTGTCAGATAAGAAATCTGTTGAAGACTTAGCTGAAGCATCTAGTGTGAGTTTGGGGCTATTACCTATTCTCTGCAACTGCATCGGAACTGCTGAGAATTGTGTCCTCTCCCTGACAACTATTGACTTAATACTGAAAGGCTTCTTGACACCTAACACTTGGTTCCCCATCATACAAGAACATCTCCAGTTGCAGCATATTGTTCTGAAACTTCAAGATAAAAGCTCTCTTGCTTCCATTCCCATTATTTTGAGATTTCTTTTGACCCTTGCACGAGTGAGAGGAGGTGCTGAGATGCTTCTTACTGCTGGCTTTTTCTCATCTCTGAGAGTGTTGTTTGCTGACTTATCTGCTGGTAGGCCATTTTCAGTTATTCAAAATGGTACAAGTCGCTCCAACTCATCTGAGAATTTTGAAAAGCCTCAGCACGTTTGGGGTCTAGGCTTGGCTGTAGTCACAGCAATTATTCATTCTTTGGGAGGCAGTTCCTCGTGTGTCAATACTGTTGAGAATGTAATTCCTTACTTCTTCTCTGAGAAAGCTTATTTGATATCATATTATCTTAATGCACCAGACTTCCCATCTGATGATCATGACAAGAAAAGAGCTCGGGCTCAAAGGACAAAGACATCTCTTGCTGCTCTTAAGGAAACAGAGCATACTCTAATGTTAATGTGCGTGCTAGCAAAGCACTGGAACTCATGGGTTAAGGCTGTGAAAGAAATGGATACAGAGCTAAGGGAGAGAAGTATTCATCTTTTGGCCTTCATTAGCCGGGGAACTCAACGCCATGGAGAATCACCCAGCAGGATTCCACCTCTCTTGTGTCCTCCTATGCTCAAagaggattttgatttttacaaGAAACCAGCATTTGTTAACAGCAAAAATGGATGGTTTGCTCTTTCTCCTCGTGGTTGTTTATCAAAATCTAAGTTCTCATCTGTCTCAATCAAGTCAACTGCTCTTGTAGTCAAGGATCAATCATCTGAAAATTTGGATGTTTCTCAGACACACTTCTCAGATATAGTAGCCTTGCAGATCTATAGAATTACATTTCTTCTATTGAAATTTCTCTGTTTACAAGCTGAGGGTGCTGCTAGGAGGGCCGAGGAAGTGGGATTTGTAGATCTTGCTCATTTTCCTGAACTTCCAATGCCTGAGATTTTGCACGGCTTACAGGTACAATGATAGCATTTATTCTTGTACTAGGATTATGTCCCCCCTACTAAATTATGGGATGTTTATAGATTTGTTAGTGTTTTACATTTGAAGCCTGGCTTACCAGCACCTCCTCAGGGCAAAAACATCTGGTCTTCCAAATTTTAATCCAAGAAAAGATTGGAAGTCAGTAAATGGATTAAGGATTAAACCTTTATTGTTACAGTCTTATGTTGAGTTCTTATTCCTCTGATGCAGGATCAAGCCATTGCCATTGTCACTGAACTCTGTGAGGCCAACAAATTAAAGAAGATCGAGCCTGAAGTCCAGAGCACATGCCTCTTATTACTGCAAATAATGGAAATGGCCTTGTACTTGGAACAATGCGTTTCACAGATCTGTGGAATCAGACCTGTTTTAGGACGCGTTGAGGATTTTTCCAAGGAAGTCGTCCTGTTAATTAGAGGTAACACCATAATTTTCATTCTGCTAACTTCTAACAACCATCATAATAACGTAATTTTCAAACTCCCATGCCTAAACATGATCTTAAAATCTTGATTGTTTTTGGGTGTTTTGCAGCAACGGAGGGACATTCTTTTTTGAAAGCAGCAGTAAAGTCCTTGAAGCAGATTATATCACTTGTGTATCCTGGACTATTACAAACTGAGGGCCTCTTGTGAGCTGTCAGGTGCCCCTGTAGATCTAGGTGAACTCTGTAGCTGTAAAAACTCATGTAAAATGTGTAAAGATTCCTTTTCCCTTTATGAATTTTGGACCCTTTCCCAGCCTTTCTTTTTGTGATTCCAATTCATAAAGAGCTCTTTTCCACAACGAGCATATGCCCTCCAGTGGGGTCTGTAAGCTCTCTAGCCACCCATGAATCCATTTCCAGTTGGAGACATCTTTCTTCAGTCAAACCACTTGCACAGCTttgtttttttgtaataattatttcCCCTCCATTAAGGTCCATGTTTCATCTTTAAAcaaatccaaaatttcaaattgcccctttctttgtttgtttgcaGGAGTTAGGATTTCGATCTCAATCACTGCCCTGTGTGTATACTTTTTGTTCTGGTTGAATAGAATTCTCATGAAAAACCTTGGCATGAAGgctgattttaaaaataaagaaataaaaaaagacagCTCCAATATTCAAACAGAGCTTCCTCATAAGTCAATTgaattttattgtttgataatATAAGTAGGAGCCCAATTTCTAAATTGCTTCGATAAGAATGTATATAAGTGGAATATTGGGTTTATGAGATGGGTCCCGAGTATGGCACCCATGTCTCCAATCTGAACTAAATTGGGCCTAGATACCACGTGATCGACAAACAACAGTCAGTACCTTTAATTGTAACCGTACAACGACGTCGTTTTCATTATCTGGATCTAATCCACGTGGGCACCGAATAATCCAAAAGCATATACCACGtgcccatatatatatatgctaccGCCTCATCCGCAACTAAccagagttaaaaaaaaaaaggttgaccATAGTTGCTGTAATAATCCACCTTTCTTAATCTTAATATATGGACACGTGTCCAAACCCAACGGCCACGATTCGCCCCCTGCAGATATTGCCAATGGAAGGCCACTATATAATGAATCTCACCTTCTCCAACAGACCAGGTTGCTCTAGACGCAGTTTtagagagggaaagagagagagagaatcgtAGCTCAGCAAAAATGACGAACCCTAGGGTCTTCTTCGATGTCTCCATCGGCGGTGCTCCCGCCGGTAGGATTGTGATGGAGTTGTACGCTGACACAACTCCACGAACCGCCGAGAACTTCCGCGCCCTCTGCACCGGCGAGAAAGGCGTCGGCCGGAGCGGCAAGCCTCTGCACTTCAAAGGCTCAATCTTCCACAGAGTGATCCCAAGTTTCATGTGCCAGGGTGGCGACTTCACCAGGGGCGACGGCACCGGCGGCGAGTCCATCTACGGTGCCAAGTTCGAGGACGAGAACTTCATCAAGAAGCACACCGGTCCCGGCATACTGTCGATGGCGAACGCCGGTCCTGGAACAAACGGATCGCAGTTCTTCATATGTACGGATAAGACGGAGTGGCTGGACGGGAAGCACGTGGTGTTCGGACAGGTGGTAGAGGGGATGGATGTGGTGAAGGCCGTTGAGAAGGTAGGCTCAGGCTCCGGAAGGACCGCCAAGACCGTGAAGATCGAGGACTGTGGTCAGCTCTCTTGAAATGCTGTTCCTCATCCCCTACTTTCTTTACTATTTCTGCGGTATTAGCCTGTCTCGTCTAGCCTCTGAGTCCTGGTTGTCACCTTACGTTTCATGTGTCTGTCCCTGTCGTTTGGTAGGTTGCACAAACCTCCATATCTCTATGTATTGCAGTGAACTCCTCAATAAGCTAGTGCATTTGGTCTACTTGTAACAAAACTCTCGTCTTGTCTTGTCTTCTCTCGCATgatccaaaataaaaattttagaaaaatgaagcaaatgaaaacaaaacaaaaatggagGCGAAAATCCTTTTGGAGGATCAGGCCATCAAATCAAGGCGGAAAGGATAAATGTGGCGCACCACCTGCGATGGTGGACCCACACGGATAAATCTTTACACAAAGTCTAAGACAGGGTTAAAGACTTAAAATCAACCACAAGGCCTGTATTTCATGGGAAGCTTCCTCAAATCCCTTGACAAAGaacaaaggaaaagtaaaaagaatGGAGAAGGAAGcttcatttggttttggttttggtatTTGGATTTTCCATCAGATTAGATGTTTTAGATTGGATTTTAGGTCATAGTTGTATACCTACAAAACTATTCTTCGGGTCAAAGCCAGAAACTTTCAAGCAGATTTTCTAGTCGAATAAAACAAACACTTTCTTAATTCTTAATCATTAAGTTCTCGTTTGAATGTTGAAAAGAACAAAATGGGTTAGTAGAAGAAaatgtagagaaaaaaaaaaaaccctttttctttttctttccaattacatgagagatttttttcttttaatatatttattttaagttttgggTTAAAAGAACCGAAGGACGCACTCACGGGGATAAAAAGAGTAACGTCTGGAACAAGCGACATCATTTGACAACAAATCAAGCCATCATATAAATTTAAcataattattactttttttttttcaaaaacataaaatataaaaataaatacataaaatgtaaaattaatgaattatttaaaataaaataaaaatttagagtttataataattttagaaaatatttataatattttgaaaaaattattatttaagtataaaaaaattaaaaacatttattcttattttcttttaataataataataataataataattaaaaatagaaattaaaatgaaaacccttcaaatttttttctttaaaaaaaaaattaaagacagGCATTACttcacccatttttttttctttttttcttttttttttttgcattcgTTGGCATCCTGGTTGTCCCATTATGGCTCTCTAGAATCCTAATCTTCTATGAAATTACATATTTGACCCTATATTTGGTCTATTGTTACAATCTGTTAAGGGTGTTTTTGACATTCCACTGGGGAGCAGACTGCCACATTGCCACGTGGGCGTTAGAACAGTGAACGACAAGGGATCCGGTAGCAACATAGTTAAGCGACGCCGCGAAGGAGGCGATCCCGCCCTAGCCCAACCTGCATCACTGTACGGGCGCGAGAAACTTCCGAACAAGACGACGATGACGACGACTGCCACTGCGTGTGTTTGGTGAAGAGAGAGAGGGCGCTTCCGCCATTTGAGATCGCCATCCACACACGcacactctctctttctctgtctgtctgtctgtctctctctctctctctctctctgtatcTGCTAATTCTGAACCCGCCGGCCGACGTTACTGCGGTTTTGGCGGGAATTCTTATCGGATTTTCAGCTTCTTATTTTTGAAGAACTGTGGTTGTCGGTGATCGCAACTATTTGAATTGGTGGGGTTTTGGGGAGTGGGAGAAAGAAATGGGGGTGTCGGACAATACGAGAGGATTGATACTGGCAATGGCGTCGAGCGCTTTCATTGGCTCCAGCTTCATCTTGAAGAAGAAGGGTCTCAAGCGCGCTGCTGATTCCGGTACACGCGCAGGTGAGCTTGATTGTGATTATGTAATTCAATTGTGATATCAGTTGTTCTATGTGTCTATGATGTTGGATTTTATCATACGAATTTCTAATCTACCTTCCCGGAGCTCATTCACTGGGGAATTGGAGGAAAATGAAATGTTGTTGCTCCCTTCATTATTATCAGTAAGATGGGGAAAGACGAGGAAGAGGAAGGACgtggaaggaaatgaaaattggaatctacATAATTCTAAACTCACTGATTTGAAGGCAAATATTGTGTTCATATTTACTGTTTTCTTGTTCAGGGGCACAATCTGGTTTATTAATCGGGTCCATTATGTCAATTAGAAATACTAGTGTCTATCTGGGTAATTCTTCCGcttcaaaaaataaaggaaaagtggaaaaaaaaaaagtgttccTTCTGAGCAAGCTGAAGCTAGGATTGGTTTCTATCGATATAGAAGACCCTAAGACAATTGaaaccttattttcattttagagaAATGCTGGATAATTAAAACTACCCAAAACTTGAATCTTAAATTTTTGTGATGGTTCAAGATTTCATGATGGTGGGAGGGTTCCATTTTGGCCACTCTCAGTACCATATACAATAAGGTCATATCTGCCTTTCTAAATCAATTGACACATGAATAAGTTTTGCACTTAGTATGttggtttaaaattaattactttgTTTATGAACCGAATGgatcattttatttgaatgcTGCATGCTTCTTTTTGTTCATATAGtgaactttcattttttaataatgtagGAGTTGGAGGTTACACTTACTTGCTTGAGCCTCTTTGGTGGGCAGGAATGGTTTTGAGTAAGTATATTGAACATCACTGCTAGTTAATTCTTTTTTCCCTTCCAATTATCATATCACTTAAATGATAATGATACTTCCGGTGCACTGTGTTTGCCACTATATCTCTGTAGctggttttttgtttcttacttgtATACTTCCGGTATACTATGTTCACCACTTTAGTTTGAcactctttatatatatatatacacacacatactctcttatttgcctatcaagaaaaaaaattctctgaAATGATAGTCGGTCAATGTATATTAATCTTGGATTGTGAAATTTCTTGTCAAATAGTGATTGTTGGAGAGGTTGCAAACTTTGTTGCCTACGTTTATGCTCCAGCAGTTCTGGTGACCCCCCTTGGTGCGTTGAGTATAATTATTAGGTAATAATGCAGGTGCTTCAAAGGTCTTGTTTGtgctaaattattaaaataaaagtggaattttctttttctcttttattttagaaCTAACATGTTTGATATATGTGAATAGTGCCATTTTGGCGCATTTCATGTTGAAGGAACGGCTACAGAAAATGGGTGTTCTGGGATGTGTTTCATGCATTGTGGGATCAGTAGTGATTGTAATCCATGCACCTCAAGAGCACACTCCAAATTCGGTACAAGAAATCTGGGCTCTGGCAACTCAACCAGGTTCCGGGTTTAGacatttctttttatcttaagttctactcttttttttcaCCTTATTAGTTGAAGAAATAACTAATGCTTTtgttgcttttctttttctgttgaCAGCATTTCTAATATATGTAGCAGCTACATTATCCGCAGTATTGGCTTTGATCTTGTATTTTGAACCTCGATATGGACAGACAAATATACTGGTTTACTTGGGCATTTGTTCATTAATGGGTTCACTTACGGTAATTATGTTGCCTTTTTAAGTCTTCAAGTAGCTAGGGGCACTCTGTTTTTTGGAGGTTTATGGCTTTTCATTTCATTGTAACATTTGCTACTCTGTTCGGTGCTCAGTCTTTGGAACATTTCTCTTGCTGTTCTGCAGGTTGTAAGCATAAAGGCTATTGGAATTGCTATAAAGCTTACTCTGGAGGGGATAAGTCAAGTTGCTTATCCTCAAACTTGGTTTTTCCTTACTGTTGCAGCAGTCTGTGTCATCACGCAGTTAAACTATCTGAATAAGGCAAGTCTAGCATTATCAATGCTGGAAGTGttatgattttaataatgtttatttctattctttagTAAGTCATTGCTTTCTTGTTTTTGAGTATTTGACCTATGGTTCAAAGTTACAGTATTTTCGCTGACTGAGTAGGTCCCAAGGCAGATTATATTGAGCTATACGTGCAATATGTTAGTTAAAAGCTCAAAAACTTATAAAAGGAGTAGTGAAAAttcttagaaaaataattacaatttgATAGACTCGACAACTAATAGCAAAGAAACCATCtatcatatttgattgattcaatAGTTATAAATGCATCTGTTATCCCAGTTTTACACCCAATACTGATTTTTGATTACTGTTATATCAACACATTGAAATTTTAACTtgctgaaaagaaaaattagtttGTGCTGtcaaaaaagaagataaaaaatagaaagaaatgtGTTTAATAACAACTTGATAATTGTCTGAAAATAAGTAATTATGAATTTCTTGTTCATAATAATTTGTTGAAGTGTTTTTTCTTGTTCCTAGTCAAGGATTGAGACATTTTCCTTGATTGATGTGGAGATTCTATGAGAAATGCAAAGATTCTCGGGATTTTTACCCCCTCTCATTTGCATTGGATCCAAATTGAGTTGTTACATCAAGTTTTATCATGAGTGAGCCAAGATGAGTGATTCGTATTCGAGTTAGGACTAAATTGCTATTGAACTACACAATACTCAATTTGCGTCTTGGACTAGCTGCAGTCTTATCAGAGAATCATGACTTGACTGTCTCTCTATAAGACATTAATTCTCAACTTagcatattatttttcattaaaccTTGACAATCATGCCTTAAAATGCCTATCTGCTATGTTGCATGCTTACCCGCACTATTTAACACATGAAAAATCATATATCATGTTTTGAGATTTTGGGTTAGTTACATTGATTATATAAGGTATAGATGATTTCAATGTGTCCAAAGTCAAAAAAATACTTGGG includes the following:
- the LOC117911488 gene encoding peptidyl-prolyl cis-trans isomerase-like; translation: MTNPRVFFDVSIGGAPAGRIVMELYADTTPRTAENFRALCTGEKGVGRSGKPLHFKGSIFHRVIPSFMCQGGDFTRGDGTGGESIYGAKFEDENFIKKHTGPGILSMANAGPGTNGSQFFICTDKTEWLDGKHVVFGQVVEGMDVVKAVEKVGSGSGRTAKTVKIEDCGQLS
- the LOC117911926 gene encoding probable magnesium transporter NIPA6 — its product is MGVSDNTRGLILAMASSAFIGSSFILKKKGLKRAADSGTRAGVGGYTYLLEPLWWAGMVLMIVGEVANFVAYVYAPAVLVTPLGALSIIISAILAHFMLKERLQKMGVLGCVSCIVGSVVIVIHAPQEHTPNSVQEIWALATQPAFLIYVAATLSAVLALILYFEPRYGQTNILVYLGICSLMGSLTVVSIKAIGIAIKLTLEGISQVAYPQTWFFLTVAAVCVITQLNYLNKALDTFNAAIVSPIYYVMFTTLTISASAIMFKDWSGQNASSIASEICGFITVLSGTIILHATREQEPATASGTITWYLSGDAMKGVEDEHFITLHHSDYFEH